A genomic window from Sphingobacterium spiritivorum includes:
- a CDS encoding transposase — protein sequence MKNLAYLLLAGSAFAISCQNSGDQKKGGDIETIKKEAIAIHDEIMPQISTFDKNTVRIDSILTNIAALKAKNTALDTAAARTELSALKSKLEQATGSMEDWMMGYAVDSASVEYQQKELDKVNTMKKLFTDVSAESKTILGKY from the coding sequence ATGAAAAATTTGGCCTATTTATTATTAGCAGGATCAGCTTTTGCTATCTCATGTCAGAATTCAGGAGATCAAAAGAAAGGTGGTGACATCGAAACAATAAAAAAAGAAGCTATCGCTATACATGATGAGATCATGCCGCAGATTTCCACTTTTGATAAAAATACTGTCCGTATAGATTCTATACTGACCAATATTGCAGCATTAAAAGCTAAAAATACTGCACTTGATACCGCTGCAGCACGAACTGAATTATCGGCGCTCAAGTCAAAATTGGAACAGGCAACCGGCTCTATGGAAGACTGGATGATGGGCTATGCAGTTGATAGCGCAAGCGTGGAGTATCAGCAAAAAGAGCTGGACAAAGTAAATACAATGAAAAAACTATTTACCGATGTATCTGCAGAAAGCAAAACCATATTAGGCAAATACTAA
- a CDS encoding DUF4442 domain-containing protein, with the protein MLTLRPNMLKWILRSYPPFLFQRIWIQKILPDYSGADVKIFRSLFNINGNRTIFGGTIFSATDPLHPLLIDQIFKAKGYKKTVVWVKSARIEYKKPGDGNLYISIRISQDDISDALRSIQNEGKIVKIFTIEIYDKHRNLCAVSNNEIYIRNLLHESPHTPSTEEINTSEININSIN; encoded by the coding sequence ATGCTGACATTGCGTCCCAATATGCTCAAATGGATACTCCGTAGCTATCCGCCTTTTCTATTCCAGCGGATCTGGATACAAAAGATCCTTCCGGACTATAGCGGAGCAGATGTCAAGATATTCAGAAGCCTATTTAATATTAACGGTAACAGAACAATATTCGGAGGCACCATATTTTCAGCTACAGATCCATTACACCCCCTTCTCATCGATCAGATATTCAAGGCAAAAGGATATAAAAAGACAGTAGTATGGGTTAAATCTGCACGTATAGAATATAAAAAACCGGGAGACGGTAATCTGTATATATCCATACGTATCTCTCAGGACGATATCAGTGACGCTCTTCGTTCTATTCAGAATGAAGGTAAGATTGTCAAAATATTCACCATAGAAATCTATGACAAACACCGTAATCTATGCGCCGTTTCCAATAATGAGATATACATTCGCAATCTCCTTCATGAATCCCCGCATACTCCTTCAACGGAAGAAATAAACACTTCAGAAATAAATATTAATTCCATAAACTAA
- a CDS encoding MFS transporter — MSELQQSVLPNKRVWIIVFVAALGYFVDIYDLIIFSIVRIQSFGDIGVAEADMRSKGEFVLNMQMGGLLIGGVIWGVIGDKYGRLKVLFGSILLYSVANITNGFVHDVTTYGIIRFIAGIGLAGELGAGITLVSESMSKEKRGYGTMIVAGVGVLGAILAYFVAELFDWRTAYFVGGGMGLLLLLLRVGVFESGLFHNMSNANVQKGQLRMLFNNAARFKRYLYCMCIGLPIWFVVGVLVTQSPEIGKALGAPVVLSAGKGVMFTYLGISLGDFIAGLLAQWLKSRKKVVFICQILIIISSCWYLNSEGLTEPAFLALAFLMGLGVGYWATFVTIAAEQFGTNLRATVATTAPNFVRGALIPSTLLYGYFVDIWGIVTAALIMVFLLSGIAIFALTQLKESFSRDLDYIEE; from the coding sequence ATGTCTGAACTACAGCAAAGTGTGCTCCCCAATAAACGTGTCTGGATTATTGTTTTCGTTGCTGCCTTAGGGTATTTTGTCGATATCTATGATCTGATTATTTTTTCTATAGTTCGGATACAGTCTTTTGGAGATATTGGAGTTGCAGAGGCTGATATGCGAAGTAAAGGCGAATTTGTGTTGAACATGCAAATGGGAGGACTGTTGATCGGAGGAGTGATCTGGGGTGTGATTGGTGATAAGTACGGACGCCTGAAAGTACTTTTCGGTTCTATTTTACTCTATTCTGTTGCCAATATTACCAATGGATTTGTTCATGATGTGACGACATACGGAATTATTCGTTTTATTGCCGGCATTGGTTTAGCCGGAGAGCTGGGAGCAGGTATTACTCTGGTAAGTGAGAGTATGAGTAAAGAGAAAAGAGGATACGGGACCATGATCGTGGCGGGAGTAGGAGTGCTGGGGGCTATATTGGCTTACTTTGTAGCAGAATTATTTGATTGGCGTACCGCTTATTTTGTAGGGGGAGGAATGGGATTACTATTACTGCTGTTGCGTGTTGGCGTATTTGAATCAGGGTTGTTTCATAATATGAGTAATGCGAATGTACAGAAAGGACAGCTTCGGATGTTGTTCAACAATGCTGCACGTTTCAAGCGGTATTTGTATTGTATGTGTATCGGGCTTCCGATCTGGTTTGTTGTAGGCGTACTGGTTACACAGTCTCCCGAAATCGGCAAGGCACTGGGTGCTCCGGTCGTATTGAGTGCAGGAAAGGGGGTTATGTTTACGTATCTGGGAATATCACTTGGCGATTTTATTGCAGGCTTATTGGCTCAGTGGCTTAAATCCCGTAAAAAGGTGGTTTTCATATGTCAGATTCTTATCATTATAAGTTCGTGCTGGTATCTGAATAGTGAGGGGCTGACTGAACCTGCTTTTCTCGCGTTAGCCTTTCTGATGGGATTAGGTGTAGGCTACTGGGCAACTTTTGTTACGATAGCGGCTGAACAGTTTGGAACTAATCTGAGAGCTACAGTAGCCACGACAGCACCGAACTTTGTCAGGGGCGCTCTTATTCCGTCTACCTTGCTCTATGGATATTTTGTTGATATATGGGGCATCGTTACAGCAGCTCTGATCATGGTATTTCTCCTTTCAGGAATTGCCATATTTGCACTGACGCAATTAAAAGAAAGCTTTTCCAGAGATCTGGATTATATTGAGGAATAA
- a CDS encoding ABC transporter ATP-binding protein has product MNLLIQDLSKTYSNGVKALDHVNLEITPGMFGLLGPNGAGKSSLMRTIATLQKPDSGSIQFDHINVLENQMELRKVLGYLPQEFGVYPNLSAQELLQYFARLKGISSGADREKIIKRVLEVTNLWDVRNKSVSGYSGGMKQRFGIAQLLLNDPKLIIVDEPTAGLDPAERHRFLNVLREIGTNHTVIFSTHIVDDVRELCHELAILNGGKILLQGTPKDTISQLDDKIWVRIIGREQLDEYIGKFNVISTNYNQDNTLNIRVYSDSVPDETFVKAQVQLEDVYFVALKKDQRHV; this is encoded by the coding sequence ATGAATTTATTAATCCAAGATCTTAGTAAAACTTATTCTAACGGCGTAAAAGCGCTGGATCATGTCAATCTGGAGATTACTCCCGGAATGTTTGGACTGCTTGGTCCGAATGGTGCGGGTAAATCCTCCCTGATGCGTACTATTGCTACTTTACAAAAACCGGATTCGGGAAGTATTCAGTTTGATCATATTAATGTGCTGGAGAATCAAATGGAACTGCGCAAGGTATTAGGATATCTTCCTCAGGAATTCGGCGTTTATCCTAATCTGTCAGCTCAGGAACTCTTACAATATTTTGCCCGTCTTAAGGGAATTTCTTCAGGTGCTGACCGTGAAAAAATTATCAAGCGGGTGCTAGAAGTTACTAATTTGTGGGATGTGCGTAATAAGAGTGTAAGCGGGTATTCAGGAGGTATGAAACAGCGCTTCGGCATTGCTCAGTTATTGCTCAATGATCCGAAACTAATTATTGTAGACGAACCGACAGCAGGTCTGGATCCGGCTGAACGTCATCGTTTTCTGAATGTACTCCGTGAAATCGGAACGAATCATACCGTAATTTTCTCCACTCATATAGTGGATGATGTCCGTGAATTATGTCACGAACTGGCCATCCTTAACGGCGGTAAGATTTTGCTTCAGGGCACACCAAAGGATACTATAAGCCAACTTGATGATAAGATCTGGGTGCGTATTATCGGCCGTGAGCAGCTGGACGAATATATTGGTAAGTTTAATGTTATTTCGACCAATTACAATCAGGATAACACTCTTAATATTCGTGTCTATAGTGACAGTGTACCTGACGAAACCTTTGTAAAAGCTCAGGTTCAATTAGAGGATGTCTATTTTGTTGCCCTTAAAAAAGATCAGCGTCATGTTTAG
- a CDS encoding ABC transporter permease/M1 family aminopeptidase: MFSTIFNFEFKRWFKNAAIYVYMALFFGLALLIMLMSLGIFDGITATTSSNTYMNSPLAISDMINGMSALIYFLIPTIVGASIYRDFQYNVHTILFSYPFTKTDYLLGKFFGSLLVVLIVVLSSTLGIILAQYVPGINQELLGPNHIFAYFQTYLVLIIPNLIFISSIILVLVTLTRNVYVGFVAVLILMVLQGVIHNLSSNVDNRYWGALLDPFGESAITYYTQYWSPEEKNVNNLPFEGVVIYNRLIWLGVSALFIGGFYTLFSFSQSRLSLVKSKKSERVTKNNFGSIFKVDLPKVNYRFSMGHYLKTTWSLSNYDFRYIVKNPVFLIISLIGILFVLLMASTFGEIFGTSTYPVTWKMVMIPGSTFKFFMMILTFLFSGLLLHRGEISRMGSLIDSTPVPNWTLLLSKVIAIIKMQLFLMLLVILTCMAYQAYYQYYKFEIGQYIMTLMVFGMLSNIIWLFLAVFIHTLFKSYLSGFFVLLILYIGLPFLSFAGIEQDIFKFNQGPNLQYSDMDGFGFILPFLTYKFYWFLFAIVLLILGLLLWRRGIFSGARERWNMLKSGLDMSKGIILAVCLLGFLSIGSAIYYEDNVKNPYYKALDIEKQAVQWEKKYKKYQYRAQPRVVDVKFNLDLFPSSRSFKAKASYVLKNKTAQAIDTIFVNYNDYEYTFNWNVPVKLISEDDVYNFNIYRLQQPLLPGDSIVLTFETMNKPNTWIHENSPVKGNGTFINNMMFPRIGYSDQSELVDNDIRIKYGLPAKERMAKPTDQRARQKNYISNDADWIRFEATIGTDENQLAIAPGYLVKEWTKDGRKYYQYKMDSEMLNFYAFNSARYAVKKDKWKDVNLEIYYHQGHEYNLDRMLASSKASLDYYTREYSPYQHRQLRIIEFPHTGGTFAQSFANTIPFSEAIGFIADVDEKNHDAVDYPYAVTAHEIAHQWWAHQVVGANVQGATLMSESMSEYSSLKVLEQRYGKGQMRKFLKDALDNYLKGRSAERLGENPLMYNENQQYIHYQKGSLVLYAMSDYLGESVFNRTVKGYLEQTAFQNPPYTTSLEFVDHLRKATPDSLQYLIKDMFETITFYENKVENVSTKKLANGKYQVDIVFQVAKYRVDKNGKRIYDDVNPAAQPKSKKGEIRSLPLQDYIEVGVFAESKKDNNDQKELYVKKHKIGQVNNKLSIIVNEKPTAVGIDPYNKLIDTNSDDNRKSI; this comes from the coding sequence ATGTTTAGTACTATCTTTAATTTCGAATTTAAACGATGGTTCAAAAATGCTGCTATATATGTTTACATGGCCTTATTTTTTGGACTGGCGTTGCTGATTATGCTGATGTCACTGGGAATATTTGACGGAATCACAGCTACGACTTCATCCAATACCTATATGAACTCTCCGCTGGCGATCAGTGATATGATCAACGGCATGTCTGCCCTGATTTATTTTCTGATCCCGACTATCGTAGGAGCTTCTATATACCGTGACTTTCAGTATAATGTTCATACCATACTGTTCAGTTACCCCTTTACAAAGACAGATTACCTTCTGGGGAAGTTTTTCGGATCCTTGCTAGTGGTTCTGATTGTTGTTCTGTCTTCTACATTAGGAATTATTTTAGCGCAGTATGTGCCGGGGATCAATCAGGAATTGCTGGGGCCTAATCATATTTTTGCCTATTTTCAGACTTATCTCGTACTGATTATTCCAAATCTGATTTTTATAAGTTCTATTATCCTTGTACTGGTCACGCTCACCCGAAATGTGTATGTGGGTTTTGTGGCCGTTCTGATTCTGATGGTGCTGCAGGGAGTGATTCACAACCTGAGCAGCAATGTAGATAATCGTTACTGGGGCGCGCTCCTTGATCCTTTCGGAGAGTCTGCTATCACTTATTACACGCAGTATTGGTCACCCGAAGAGAAGAATGTGAATAATCTTCCTTTTGAAGGAGTTGTTATCTACAACAGATTGATCTGGCTTGGGGTTTCGGCATTGTTTATAGGAGGTTTTTATACTCTATTTTCTTTTTCACAGAGCAGACTTTCTCTGGTAAAGAGTAAGAAGTCTGAACGGGTTACCAAGAATAATTTCGGGAGTATATTCAAAGTTGATCTGCCAAAAGTAAACTATCGTTTTTCCATGGGGCACTACCTGAAAACGACATGGTCCCTTTCTAATTATGATTTCAGGTATATCGTCAAAAATCCGGTATTTCTGATTATTTCTCTGATCGGAATTTTATTTGTGCTTCTGATGGCCTCTACTTTCGGAGAAATATTCGGAACATCCACCTATCCTGTGACCTGGAAAATGGTCATGATACCAGGCTCTACATTCAAATTTTTCATGATGATTCTGACTTTCCTGTTTTCAGGACTGTTGCTTCACCGCGGAGAGATCTCCAGAATGGGAAGTCTGATCGATTCTACTCCTGTTCCTAACTGGACATTGCTCTTGTCCAAAGTCATTGCTATTATCAAGATGCAGCTGTTTCTGATGCTTCTTGTGATCCTGACCTGTATGGCTTATCAGGCCTATTACCAGTACTATAAATTTGAGATCGGACAATATATTATGACCTTGATGGTATTTGGTATGTTAAGCAATATCATCTGGCTTTTTCTGGCTGTATTTATCCATACCTTATTTAAAAGTTATCTGAGTGGTTTTTTTGTACTCCTGATTCTTTATATAGGCTTACCATTCCTTTCCTTTGCAGGAATCGAACAGGATATCTTTAAGTTTAATCAAGGTCCCAATCTGCAATATTCGGATATGGACGGCTTTGGGTTTATTCTGCCATTCCTGACCTACAAGTTTTATTGGTTCCTGTTTGCTATTGTATTGTTGATTCTGGGATTGCTACTTTGGAGAAGGGGAATATTTTCCGGAGCAAGGGAAAGATGGAATATGCTGAAATCCGGTCTGGATATGAGTAAAGGTATTATACTCGCTGTATGTCTGCTTGGATTTTTAAGTATAGGATCTGCGATCTATTACGAGGATAATGTAAAGAATCCGTATTATAAAGCGCTCGATATTGAAAAACAAGCTGTACAGTGGGAAAAGAAATATAAAAAATATCAGTATCGTGCTCAGCCTCGTGTCGTGGACGTAAAGTTTAATCTGGATCTTTTCCCTTCATCCAGATCATTTAAGGCAAAGGCTTCATATGTTCTCAAAAATAAGACAGCCCAGGCAATAGATACGATATTTGTAAATTATAATGATTACGAATATACCTTCAACTGGAATGTACCTGTCAAACTGATTTCAGAAGATGATGTGTATAATTTCAATATCTACAGACTTCAGCAACCTTTGTTACCGGGCGATTCTATTGTGCTGACTTTCGAAACAATGAACAAGCCTAATACCTGGATCCATGAAAATTCACCTGTAAAAGGAAATGGAACTTTTATTAATAATATGATGTTTCCAAGGATAGGTTATTCGGATCAATCCGAACTGGTGGATAATGATATCCGTATCAAATACGGATTGCCGGCTAAAGAAAGGATGGCAAAACCTACTGATCAACGTGCCAGACAGAAAAATTATATCTCTAATGATGCAGACTGGATCCGGTTTGAAGCAACTATAGGTACAGATGAGAATCAGTTAGCTATTGCTCCGGGATATCTGGTGAAAGAATGGACGAAAGATGGCCGTAAATATTACCAGTATAAAATGGACAGTGAAATGCTGAATTTTTATGCATTTAACTCAGCTCGGTATGCGGTAAAAAAGGACAAATGGAAAGATGTCAATCTTGAGATTTATTACCATCAGGGGCATGAATACAATCTGGACCGGATGTTAGCTTCCAGTAAGGCTTCATTAGATTATTACACCCGCGAATATAGTCCGTATCAGCACAGGCAATTGCGCATTATTGAATTTCCACATACCGGAGGTACGTTTGCGCAGTCATTTGCCAATACCATACCTTTTTCAGAGGCTATTGGTTTTATTGCTGATGTAGATGAAAAGAATCATGATGCTGTAGATTATCCTTATGCGGTCACTGCACATGAGATAGCGCACCAGTGGTGGGCACATCAGGTTGTAGGTGCTAATGTACAGGGAGCTACTCTGATGTCCGAAAGTATGTCGGAATATTCTTCCCTGAAAGTACTGGAACAACGATACGGTAAAGGACAGATGCGCAAATTTCTGAAAGATGCACTGGATAATTATCTCAAAGGCCGCAGTGCCGAACGGCTTGGTGAAAACCCTTTGATGTATAATGAGAATCAACAGTATATTCATTATCAGAAAGGTTCACTGGTCTTGTATGCGATGAGCGATTATCTGGGAGAAAGTGTGTTCAACCGGACTGTAAAAGGATATCTGGAGCAGACAGCTTTTCAAAATCCGCCTTATACTACTTCGCTGGAATTTGTAGATCATTTGCGGAAAGCTACTCCGGACTCGCTTCAATATTTAATAAAAGATATGTTCGAGACGATCACTTTCTATGAAAATAAGGTTGAAAATGTATCCACTAAGAAGTTAGCCAATGGAAAATATCAGGTAGATATCGTCTTTCAGGTCGCTAAGTACAGAGTGGACAAAAATGGTAAGCGGATATACGATGACGTCAATCCTGCTGCACAGCCTAAATCCAAAAAAGGAGAGATCCGATCCCTGCCTTTACAGGATTATATTGAGGTGGGTGTATTTGCTGAATCCAAAAAGGATAATAATGACCAGAAGGAATTATATGTGAAGAAGCATAAGATAGGTCAGGTCAATAATAAACTGTCTATCATTGTAAATGAAAAACCAACTGCAGTCGGAATAGATCCGTACAACAAACTGATCGATACCAACTCTGATGACAACAGGAAATCAATTTAA
- a CDS encoding uridine kinase family protein, which translates to MNNKPFVIGIAGSSGSGKTFFLNSFLQHFSKDEITLISQDDYYIPANTKTQEENRLYNFDIPTSIDRSAFYNDIKDLFDGKTVFKEEYTFNNPALTPKMLEIKPAPILIIEGLFIFYYTEVNDLLDMRIFLDAEESVALERRLRRDLIERGYDEDDVRYKWVNHVVPSYNEYLLPYREFCDKVIINNIDDPEPIRMVTDEICQEVKHKIKTI; encoded by the coding sequence ATGAATAACAAACCCTTCGTCATAGGAATCGCAGGAAGTAGCGGTTCGGGTAAAACATTTTTCTTAAATAGTTTCCTGCAGCATTTCTCAAAAGATGAGATCACACTCATCTCACAGGATGATTACTATATTCCGGCAAATACAAAGACTCAGGAAGAAAACAGACTGTACAATTTTGATATACCGACCTCTATTGACAGATCCGCTTTTTATAATGACATCAAAGATCTCTTCGATGGAAAAACAGTTTTTAAAGAAGAGTATACATTCAATAATCCGGCTCTTACACCCAAAATGCTGGAGATCAAACCGGCTCCCATTCTGATTATTGAAGGGCTGTTTATCTTCTATTATACAGAAGTCAATGACTTATTGGATATGCGTATATTTCTGGATGCGGAAGAATCTGTTGCTCTGGAAAGACGTCTGAGAAGAGACCTCATAGAACGCGGATACGATGAAGACGATGTACGTTACAAATGGGTAAACCATGTCGTACCGTCTTATAATGAATATTTATTACCCTACAGAGAATTCTGTGATAAAGTAATCATCAATAATATTGATGATCCGGAACCTATCCGAATGGTGACAGATGAGATCTGTCAGGAGGTGAAGCATAAAATAAAAACAATATAA
- a CDS encoding DPBB and LysM peptidoglycan-binding domain-containing protein, with protein sequence MDKLLKSSLYKKIAVIAFASFSISNLYASSWKTDFSPKDSIGVENVKGEIYILHKVEQKDTYYKLGRQYNAIVKNIMAANNNKDLRPGDTVKIPTGRPFQQAAKPAAQPEKSKNTGNTQQQTPLTEYKVGKSETLYAISRRFGVSVDEIKKLNNLTSNSLKENQLLKIPNSTPTPPKPVEEPKIVLTPIDTTRVDSTERDSSYNEISANKYGIREKKERGIAVWMSNLNSDGKSNLALHKTAPIGTILKITNPMTHNVTYAKVVGKFNDNAETENAIVVLSKSAASYIGALDKRFLVEINYGVPLEN encoded by the coding sequence ATGGACAAACTATTGAAATCATCTCTTTATAAAAAGATAGCTGTCATTGCTTTTGCTAGCTTTTCTATTTCAAATCTGTACGCCTCTTCGTGGAAAACAGATTTTAGCCCAAAAGACTCCATCGGAGTTGAAAATGTGAAAGGAGAAATTTACATCCTTCATAAAGTTGAACAAAAGGATACCTATTATAAATTAGGCCGTCAGTACAATGCCATAGTCAAAAATATTATGGCTGCAAACAACAACAAGGATTTACGTCCAGGAGATACCGTAAAAATTCCCACCGGCAGACCGTTTCAGCAAGCTGCAAAACCAGCTGCTCAACCGGAAAAGTCAAAAAACACAGGTAATACACAGCAGCAAACTCCTCTTACAGAATACAAAGTCGGAAAAAGCGAAACATTATATGCAATCTCCAGAAGATTCGGTGTATCTGTAGACGAAATCAAAAAACTGAATAATCTGACCTCTAATTCACTGAAGGAAAATCAACTGTTAAAAATTCCGAACAGCACACCTACACCTCCGAAACCTGTAGAAGAGCCCAAGATCGTTCTGACACCCATAGATACGACCCGTGTAGACTCTACAGAACGGGATTCATCTTACAATGAAATCTCAGCCAATAAATATGGTATCCGGGAGAAAAAAGAACGAGGTATTGCGGTATGGATGAGTAATCTGAATTCGGACGGAAAGAGCAACCTTGCACTTCATAAAACAGCTCCTATTGGCACTATACTCAAAATCACCAATCCCATGACGCATAATGTCACTTACGCCAAAGTAGTCGGAAAGTTTAATGACAATGCAGAAACGGAAAACGCCATTGTCGTATTATCCAAATCGGCAGCTTCCTACATAGGAGCTTTGGATAAGCGTTTTTTGGTAGAAATAAATTATGGTGTACCTTTGGAAAATTAA
- a CDS encoding NfeD family protein, whose translation MNKFTKTFLTMLFLMSCFAITAVQAQEVYHVRIHDEIGPAAWRTFDKATKRASELKSAYMLVELNTFGGAVNYADSIRSRLLNSPMKTVVYINHNAASAGALIAMASDYIYMQKGASIGAASVVDAKGEVLPEKYQSYMRGLMRATAEAKGRDPKIAEAFVDPSVSLPNLKPDGKLLTMTADEAVKAGVAKAEVSANKEIFIDLGISKPTVTVHEVGMIDNIIGFLINPVVSGALILLIIGGIYAEMQTPGIGFALAVALIAAALFFAPLYMEGLAAHWEIALFFIGVILIALEIFVIPGFGVTGILGIICLVCGLAFSMVSNDYFDFKLAHPGMLFNSFLIVIGSMFLAVILMVIFGKNILKSSAFKRLVLEDEQKSDQGYTSSVSKADLLHKQGVAKTVLRPSGKIEIDGVWYDAVALDGFIDAGDLIYVEKHENYNLFVRKIEELKG comes from the coding sequence ATGAACAAATTTACGAAAACCTTTTTAACCATGCTATTTCTGATGTCATGTTTTGCGATAACAGCAGTACAGGCACAGGAAGTGTATCATGTTCGTATCCATGATGAAATAGGCCCTGCCGCATGGCGTACATTCGACAAAGCCACTAAAAGAGCTTCAGAATTAAAGTCGGCTTATATGCTGGTCGAGTTGAATACATTTGGCGGAGCAGTCAATTATGCAGATTCTATACGAAGCAGGTTGCTCAACTCTCCGATGAAGACAGTTGTGTATATTAATCATAATGCGGCTTCTGCAGGCGCATTGATTGCTATGGCTTCGGATTATATCTATATGCAAAAGGGGGCGAGTATAGGAGCTGCCAGTGTAGTGGATGCAAAAGGGGAGGTGCTGCCGGAAAAATATCAGTCTTATATGAGAGGACTGATGCGTGCTACAGCTGAAGCAAAGGGCAGAGATCCGAAGATTGCGGAGGCTTTTGTCGATCCCTCAGTCTCCCTCCCAAACCTGAAACCTGACGGCAAACTGCTTACTATGACCGCAGACGAAGCTGTAAAGGCCGGCGTAGCTAAAGCAGAAGTGTCTGCAAATAAAGAAATATTTATTGATCTCGGTATTAGTAAACCAACTGTCACTGTGCACGAAGTAGGGATGATTGATAATATCATCGGCTTTCTGATCAACCCGGTTGTAAGCGGAGCACTTATTCTCTTGATTATCGGAGGTATCTATGCAGAAATGCAGACTCCGGGAATCGGATTTGCCTTAGCTGTTGCACTTATAGCTGCTGCATTATTCTTTGCCCCGCTTTATATGGAAGGATTGGCGGCGCATTGGGAAATCGCACTCTTTTTTATAGGCGTGATACTCATCGCGTTGGAAATCTTTGTTATCCCGGGATTCGGGGTCACAGGTATATTGGGGATTATCTGTCTGGTCTGCGGGTTGGCATTCAGTATGGTATCTAATGATTATTTTGATTTTAAGCTTGCACATCCGGGTATGTTGTTTAATTCTTTTCTTATTGTAATAGGCTCGATGTTTCTGGCCGTCATATTAATGGTGATCTTTGGTAAGAATATTTTGAAATCTTCCGCCTTTAAGAGACTTGTACTGGAAGATGAACAAAAGTCGGATCAGGGATACACTTCTTCTGTATCAAAGGCTGATCTTTTGCATAAACAAGGTGTTGCAAAAACTGTTCTTCGTCCTTCCGGTAAGATAGAAATAGATGGAGTATGGTACGATGCGGTCGCGTTGGATGGGTTTATAGATGCAGGAGATCTTATATATGTAGAGAAACATGAAAATTATAACCTTTTCGTTCGTAAGATAGAGGAGCTAAAAGGCTAA